The Tautonia marina genome contains a region encoding:
- a CDS encoding MFS transporter translates to MSSRRVISNGVAFLIVLTLVHLIIDAFAASVHPLWPDLQKRLGGGAAMIQAAFLFWSLTTSASQLVFGYFGDRYRGGWMLWAGPLVGIACMGAVGRADSLPVLVGLLMLGGLGVAAFHPEAAAAVGHALPESRSRAMSLFATGGFLGQSLGPLGSGWMSERYGLSFLVWNITWGLALVAILTPWLRSATASIGSSQNGRGVSLPELIQASGSRLGTLAWVGVLRTMPAAGAPIALAFLLESRGAGNSRIGLVQAAFFGGIGLGGLVCAALVNRKRERPVLWLLPILAAPLLAACPVVAGPWMVAASGTLGLIVGLGLPVFISYGQQLVPEGPRIASSITMGVTWGLGGALVAGIMAVSNHLGRPELAFITFAASSMLAGLACLRLPVPGKHLVESTPVVLDPARPGEAVA, encoded by the coding sequence GTGTCGAGCCGCCGGGTGATCAGCAACGGGGTGGCCTTCCTGATTGTGCTGACGTTGGTGCACCTGATCATCGATGCCTTCGCCGCATCGGTCCACCCGCTCTGGCCCGACTTGCAAAAGCGGCTCGGCGGTGGCGCAGCCATGATCCAGGCGGCCTTCCTGTTCTGGAGCCTCACCACCTCGGCTAGTCAGCTCGTCTTCGGCTACTTCGGCGACCGCTACCGGGGGGGCTGGATGCTCTGGGCTGGGCCTTTGGTCGGGATCGCCTGCATGGGAGCGGTCGGTCGGGCCGACTCATTGCCGGTGCTCGTCGGCCTCTTGATGCTCGGTGGCCTTGGTGTGGCGGCCTTCCACCCGGAAGCCGCGGCCGCTGTTGGCCACGCCTTGCCCGAGTCGAGAAGTCGGGCCATGTCCCTCTTTGCCACCGGCGGGTTTCTGGGCCAGTCGCTCGGTCCGCTCGGAAGCGGCTGGATGTCGGAGCGGTATGGCCTGTCGTTCCTCGTCTGGAACATTACCTGGGGCCTGGCTCTGGTGGCGATTTTGACCCCCTGGCTTCGCTCGGCGACCGCATCCATCGGATCGAGCCAGAACGGCCGCGGGGTTTCGCTTCCCGAATTGATTCAGGCGAGTGGCAGCCGCCTGGGAACCCTCGCCTGGGTCGGCGTGCTGCGGACCATGCCCGCGGCCGGAGCACCGATCGCCCTGGCCTTCCTGCTCGAATCCCGAGGCGCGGGGAACAGTCGGATCGGTCTGGTTCAGGCCGCCTTTTTCGGAGGGATCGGCCTTGGCGGCCTTGTCTGTGCCGCACTGGTGAACCGGAAACGAGAACGGCCGGTCCTCTGGCTCCTCCCGATCCTGGCCGCTCCCTTGCTGGCGGCCTGCCCGGTGGTCGCGGGCCCGTGGATGGTGGCGGCGTCCGGAACGCTTGGCCTGATTGTCGGGCTCGGCCTGCCGGTGTTCATCAGCTACGGTCAGCAACTCGTGCCCGAAGGGCCTCGGATTGCCAGCTCGATCACAATGGGCGTGACCTGGGGCCTCGGCGGAGCCCTCGTGGCTGGCATCATGGCCGTGAGCAATCATCTGGGCCGACCGGAACTGGCCTTCATCACCTTTGCCGCCTCCTCCATGCTGGCGGGCCTGGCCTGTTTGCGGCTCCCTGTGCCGGGGAAGCACCTCGTCGAATCGACCCCCGTGGTCCTCGACCCGGCGCGACCGGGGGAGGCCGTCGCCTGA